The Streptomyces sp. SS1-1 genome has a segment encoding these proteins:
- a CDS encoding L,D-transpeptidase: protein MNVRPISGASVDARARRGRKGMAALAGVLLLAVTACGGGGGSGKGADAGKGGDSSQAEVRKSSAEVTIVPKDGAKSVDTSGALKVTAAKGKLTAVEVKDAKGNAVDGEISGDGATWTPSRHLAASTKYTVHAVAKDTEGVETTQDSGFTTLTPKATFLGRFTPEDGSTVGVGMPFSLRFDRGITNPEDVEKAITIKTEPAVEVAGHWFGNDRLDFRPEKYWKAGTKVTVDLDLDGVEGRDGVYGKQDKKITFTIGRSQVSYVDVKTKKMKVTRDGKTIKTIPVTTGAPGYETWNGQMVMTEKFVQTRMNGDTVGYAGEYDIKDVPHAIRLTDSGTFIHGNYWAGGAFGNTNASHGCVGLRDVKGAWDKNAPAAWFYNRSMIGDVVVVKNSADATVAPDNGLNGWNMSWEKWKA, encoded by the coding sequence TTGAACGTGCGGCCGATATCGGGGGCGTCGGTTGACGCACGCGCGCGGCGCGGACGCAAGGGCATGGCGGCACTGGCCGGAGTGCTGCTGCTGGCGGTCACCGCGTGCGGGGGCGGCGGCGGATCGGGCAAGGGCGCGGACGCGGGCAAGGGCGGCGACTCCTCGCAGGCCGAGGTCCGCAAGTCCAGCGCGGAGGTGACGATAGTCCCGAAGGACGGGGCGAAGTCCGTCGACACCAGCGGCGCGCTGAAGGTCACCGCGGCCAAGGGCAAGCTGACCGCCGTCGAGGTCAAGGACGCCAAGGGCAACGCGGTCGACGGCGAGATATCCGGCGACGGCGCCACCTGGACGCCGTCCCGGCATCTCGCCGCCTCCACGAAGTACACCGTGCACGCGGTCGCCAAGGACACCGAGGGTGTCGAGACCACGCAGGACTCCGGCTTCACCACGCTCACCCCGAAGGCCACCTTCCTCGGCAGGTTCACCCCCGAGGACGGCTCCACGGTCGGGGTCGGCATGCCGTTCTCCCTCCGTTTCGACCGGGGCATCACCAACCCGGAGGACGTCGAGAAGGCCATCACCATCAAGACCGAACCGGCCGTCGAGGTCGCCGGTCACTGGTTCGGCAACGACCGCCTGGACTTCCGGCCCGAGAAGTACTGGAAGGCCGGCACCAAGGTCACCGTCGACCTCGACCTCGACGGCGTCGAGGGCCGCGACGGCGTCTACGGCAAGCAGGACAAGAAGATCACCTTCACCATCGGCCGCAGCCAGGTCTCCTACGTCGACGTGAAGACCAAGAAGATGAAGGTCACCCGCGACGGCAAGACCATCAAAACCATCCCGGTCACCACGGGCGCGCCCGGCTACGAGACCTGGAACGGCCAGATGGTCATGACCGAGAAGTTCGTCCAGACCCGGATGAACGGCGACACGGTCGGCTACGCCGGCGAGTACGACATCAAGGACGTGCCGCACGCCATCCGCCTGACCGACTCCGGCACCTTCATCCACGGCAACTACTGGGCGGGCGGCGCCTTCGGCAACACCAACGCCAGCCACGGCTGCGTGGGCCTGCGCGACGTCAAGGGCGCCTGGGACAAGAACGCCCCGGCCGCCTGGTTCTACAACCGCTCGATGATCGGCGACGTCGTCGTCGTGAAGAACTCCGCCGACGCCACGGTGGCCCCGGACAACGGCCTGAACGGCTGGAACATGTCCTGGGAGAAGTGGAAGGCGTAA
- a CDS encoding enoyl-CoA hydratase/isomerase family protein yields MTVNLEVAEGVGTLRLDRPPMNALDVATQDRLKELAEEAGRRDDVRAVVIYGGEKVFAAGADIKEMQAMDHAAMVVRARALQESFTAVARIPKPVVAAVTGYALGGGCELALCADFRIAADNAKLGQPEILLGLIPGAGGTQRLARLVGPSKAKDLIFTGRMVKAEEARELGLVDRVVAADQVYAEAHAWAAKLAQGPAIALRAAKESIDTGLETDIETGLAVERNWFAGLFATEDRERGMRSFVEEGPGKAKFL; encoded by the coding sequence ATGACCGTGAATCTCGAAGTCGCCGAAGGCGTCGGTACCCTCCGTCTCGACCGGCCGCCGATGAACGCGCTGGACGTCGCCACCCAGGACCGGCTCAAGGAGCTCGCCGAGGAGGCCGGCCGTCGTGACGACGTGCGGGCCGTGGTGATCTACGGCGGGGAGAAGGTGTTCGCGGCCGGCGCGGACATCAAGGAGATGCAGGCCATGGACCACGCGGCGATGGTCGTGCGGGCCCGCGCCCTGCAGGAGTCCTTCACGGCGGTGGCCCGCATCCCCAAGCCCGTGGTGGCCGCCGTGACCGGCTACGCGCTCGGCGGCGGCTGCGAGCTGGCGCTGTGCGCCGACTTCCGCATCGCCGCGGACAACGCCAAGCTGGGCCAGCCCGAGATCCTGCTCGGCCTCATCCCGGGCGCGGGCGGCACCCAGCGGCTGGCCCGTCTGGTCGGCCCGTCGAAGGCCAAGGACCTGATCTTCACGGGCCGGATGGTCAAGGCCGAGGAGGCCCGTGAACTCGGCCTGGTGGACCGCGTGGTGGCCGCCGACCAGGTCTACGCCGAGGCGCACGCCTGGGCGGCGAAGCTGGCCCAGGGGCCGGCGATCGCGCTGCGCGCGGCCAAGGAGTCCATCGACACCGGCCTGGAGACCGACATCGAGACGGGCCTCGCCGTCGAGCGGAACTGGTTCGCGGGCCTGTTCGCGACCGAAGATCGCGAACGCGGGATGCGCAGCTTCGTCGAGGAGGGCCCCGGCAAGGCGAAGTTCCTCTGA
- a CDS encoding ATP-binding protein, producing the protein MAGLEGIEQPRGHSRAAAARWSPAVEDETAAKALELFGDPTEAEVPLPSRPESAATARRLTQTVVLRQWALGPRMAEDAVLLVSELVGNAVRHTGARVFGLRMRRRRGWIRIEVRDPSRGLPCLMPVQEMDVSGRGLFLVDKLADRWGVDLLPRGKTTWFEMRVTER; encoded by the coding sequence ATGGCGGGGCTGGAGGGTATCGAACAGCCGCGGGGACACAGCCGTGCGGCCGCGGCGCGCTGGTCGCCGGCGGTCGAGGACGAAACTGCCGCGAAGGCGCTGGAGTTGTTCGGCGATCCCACGGAGGCCGAAGTTCCGCTGCCGTCCCGCCCCGAGTCCGCCGCCACCGCACGCCGGCTGACCCAGACGGTGGTCCTGCGGCAGTGGGCCCTAGGCCCCAGGATGGCTGAGGACGCCGTGCTCCTCGTCTCCGAACTCGTCGGCAACGCCGTCCGTCACACCGGCGCCCGGGTGTTCGGCTTACGGATGCGCCGCCGGCGCGGCTGGATCCGGATCGAGGTCCGCGACCCCTCCCGCGGTCTGCCCTGTCTGATGCCGGTCCAGGAGATGGACGTCAGCGGCCGGGGGCTCTTCCTCGTCGACAAGCTCGCCGACCGCTGGGGCGTGGATCTGCTGCCCCGCGGCAAGACCACCTGGTTCGAGATGAGGGTCACCGAACGCTGA
- a CDS encoding EF-hand domain-containing protein — MAHIDIEEARKQFERIDADGDGTITAAEFKTALAQGGDWNVTESVAEAIIKSRDLNGDKVLSFDEFWAFLNK; from the coding sequence GTGGCGCACATCGACATCGAGGAAGCACGCAAGCAGTTCGAGCGCATCGATGCGGACGGCGACGGCACCATCACCGCCGCCGAGTTCAAGACCGCCCTCGCCCAGGGCGGCGACTGGAACGTCACCGAGTCCGTCGCCGAGGCCATCATCAAGAGCCGCGACCTCAACGGCGACAAGGTGCTGTCCTTCGACGAGTTCTGGGCCTTCCTGAACAAGTAG
- a CDS encoding glycoside hydrolase family 25 protein — protein MLRGIDVSAYQSSSYDTDGLSFVFVKATEGRSYVNPKLSAQTKHGRDAGLVVGYYHFLWPGNLTAQADYFLKHAPEKAGDILAVDWETTGEGTHASNAEKDRFIRLLKEKRPDNRVVLYCNRHYWLNVDTTSYAGDGLWIADYVTKGKPRIKAKWRFHQYTDDPLDKNVADFSSKAALRDWAEDA, from the coding sequence ATGCTGCGCGGCATCGACGTGAGCGCGTACCAGTCCTCCTCCTACGACACCGACGGCCTCTCCTTCGTCTTCGTCAAGGCGACGGAGGGCCGTTCGTACGTCAACCCGAAGCTCTCCGCCCAGACCAAGCACGGCCGTGACGCGGGCCTGGTCGTCGGCTACTACCACTTCCTGTGGCCCGGGAACCTGACCGCCCAGGCCGACTACTTCCTCAAGCACGCGCCGGAGAAGGCGGGTGACATCCTCGCCGTCGACTGGGAGACCACCGGCGAGGGCACGCACGCGAGCAACGCGGAGAAGGACAGGTTCATCCGCCTGCTGAAGGAGAAGCGGCCGGACAACCGGGTGGTCCTGTACTGCAACCGCCACTACTGGCTGAACGTCGACACCACGTCGTACGCCGGGGACGGCCTGTGGATCGCGGACTACGTCACCAAGGGCAAGCCGCGGATCAAGGCGAAGTGGCGCTTCCACCAGTACACCGACGACCCGCTCGACAAGAACGTCGCGGATTTCTCCAGCAAGGCGGCGTTGCGGGACTGGGCCGAGGACGCCTGA
- a CDS encoding L-serine ammonia-lyase, translating into MAISVFDLFSIGIGPSSSHTVGPMRAARMFARRLRNEGLLESATAVRAELYGSLGATGHGHGTPKAVLLGLEGDSPRTVDVESADQRVESIRESGRLRLLGEREIAFSFDDDLVLHRRKALPYHANGMTLWAYDAQGAELLTKTYYSVGGGFVVDEDAVGEDRIKLDDTVLKYPFRTGDELLRLTRETGLSISALMLENERAWRTEEEIREGLLEIWRVMRECVSRGMSREGILPGGLKVRRRAANTARKLRSEGDAKALAMEWITLYAMAVNEENAAGGRVVTAPTNGAAGIIPAVLHYYINFVPGADEEGVVRFLLAAGAIGMLFKENASISGAEVGCQGEVGSACSMAAGALAEVLGGSPEQVENAAEIGMEHNLGLTCDPVGGLVQIPCIERNGMAAVKAVTAARMAMRGDGSHKVSLDKVIKTMKDTGADMSVKYKETARGGLAVNIIEC; encoded by the coding sequence GTGGCCATATCGGTCTTCGACCTGTTCTCGATCGGCATCGGCCCGTCCAGCTCCCACACGGTGGGCCCGATGCGGGCGGCCCGTATGTTCGCGCGCCGGCTGCGCAACGAGGGCCTGCTGGAGTCCGCCACCGCCGTCCGGGCCGAGCTGTACGGCTCGCTGGGCGCCACCGGGCACGGGCACGGCACCCCGAAGGCCGTGCTGCTCGGCCTGGAGGGCGACTCGCCGCGCACGGTGGACGTCGAGTCCGCCGACCAGCGCGTGGAGTCGATCAGGGAGTCGGGCCGGCTGCGGCTGCTCGGCGAGCGGGAGATCGCGTTCTCCTTCGACGACGACCTGGTCCTGCACCGCCGCAAGGCCCTGCCGTACCACGCGAACGGCATGACCCTGTGGGCGTACGACGCCCAGGGCGCCGAGCTGCTGACGAAGACGTACTACTCGGTGGGCGGCGGTTTCGTCGTCGACGAGGACGCGGTCGGCGAGGACCGGATCAAGCTCGACGACACCGTCCTGAAGTACCCCTTCCGCACGGGCGACGAGCTGCTGCGCCTGACCCGTGAGACGGGCCTGTCGATCTCGGCGCTGATGCTGGAGAACGAGCGGGCCTGGCGCACCGAGGAGGAGATCCGCGAGGGCCTGCTGGAGATCTGGCGGGTGATGCGGGAGTGCGTGTCGCGGGGCATGTCCCGCGAGGGCATCCTGCCGGGCGGTCTGAAGGTGCGGCGCCGGGCCGCGAACACCGCGCGCAAGCTGCGTTCCGAGGGGGACGCGAAGGCGCTGGCCATGGAGTGGATCACGCTCTACGCGATGGCCGTGAACGAGGAGAACGCCGCCGGCGGCCGGGTGGTCACCGCCCCGACGAACGGCGCGGCCGGCATCATCCCGGCCGTCCTGCACTACTACATCAACTTCGTGCCGGGCGCCGACGAGGAGGGCGTGGTCCGCTTCCTGCTCGCCGCGGGCGCGATCGGCATGCTCTTCAAGGAGAACGCCTCGATCTCCGGCGCGGAGGTCGGCTGTCAGGGCGAGGTCGGCTCGGCCTGCTCGATGGCGGCGGGCGCGCTGGCGGAGGTGCTGGGCGGCTCCCCGGAGCAGGTGGAGAACGCCGCCGAGATCGGCATGGAGCACAACCTGGGCCTCACCTGCGACCCGGTCGGCGGCCTCGTGCAGATCCCCTGCATCGAGCGCAACGGCATGGCGGCCGTGAAGGCGGTCACGGCGGCCCGGATGGCGATGCGCGGCGACGGCTCGCACAAGGTGTCCCTGGACAAGGTCATCAAGACCATGAAGGACACGGGCGCCGACATGTCCGTCAAGTACAAGGAGACGGCGCGCGGCGGGCTCGCCGTGAACATCATCGAATGTTGA
- the glyA gene encoding serine hydroxymethyltransferase: MSENSLLNTPLHELDPAVAAALDAELERQQSTLEMIASENFAPLAVMEAQGSVLTNKYAEGYPGRRYYGGCEHIDVAEQIAIDRVKELFGAEYANVQPHSGASANQAALFALAQPGDTILGLDLAHGGHLTHGMRLNFSGKQFQVVAYHVDAETGLVDMDEVERLAKEHRPKVIIAGWSAYPRQLDFAAFRRIADETGAYLWVDMAHFAGLVAAGLHPNPVPHADVVTSTTHKTLGGPRGGIILARGKDFARKLNSSVFPGFQGGPLEHVIAAKAVSFKVAASEEFKERQRRTVEGARILADRLTAADAREAGVNVLSGGTDVHLILVDLRDSELDGQQAEDRLHEVGITVNRNAVPNDPRPPMVTSGLRIGTPALATRGFTAEDFTEVADVIAETLKPSYDAAALKARVKALADKHPLYAGLNK; the protein is encoded by the coding sequence ATGTCTGAGAACTCCCTTCTGAACACGCCCCTGCACGAGCTGGACCCGGCGGTCGCCGCCGCGCTCGACGCGGAGCTGGAGCGTCAGCAGTCCACCCTCGAGATGATCGCGTCGGAGAACTTCGCCCCGCTCGCCGTCATGGAGGCGCAGGGCTCGGTCCTGACGAACAAGTACGCCGAGGGCTACCCCGGCCGGCGCTACTACGGCGGCTGCGAGCACATCGACGTCGCCGAGCAGATCGCGATCGACCGGGTCAAGGAGCTGTTCGGCGCCGAGTACGCCAACGTGCAGCCGCACTCGGGCGCCTCGGCCAACCAGGCCGCGCTGTTCGCGCTGGCCCAGCCCGGCGACACCATCCTGGGTCTGGACCTGGCGCACGGCGGTCACCTCACCCACGGGATGCGGCTGAACTTCTCCGGCAAGCAGTTCCAGGTGGTCGCGTACCACGTGGACGCCGAGACCGGTCTGGTCGACATGGACGAGGTGGAGCGCCTCGCCAAGGAGCACCGCCCGAAGGTGATCATCGCGGGCTGGTCGGCGTACCCGCGCCAGCTGGACTTCGCGGCCTTCCGCCGGATCGCCGACGAGACCGGCGCCTACCTGTGGGTGGACATGGCCCACTTCGCGGGTCTGGTCGCGGCCGGGCTGCACCCCAACCCGGTGCCGCACGCCGACGTGGTCACCTCCACCACCCACAAGACGCTCGGCGGTCCGCGCGGCGGGATCATCCTGGCCCGCGGCAAGGACTTCGCGAGGAAGCTGAACTCGTCCGTCTTCCCGGGCTTCCAGGGCGGTCCGCTGGAGCACGTGATCGCCGCCAAGGCGGTCTCGTTCAAGGTCGCCGCCTCCGAGGAGTTCAAGGAGCGCCAGCGCCGCACGGTCGAGGGCGCCCGGATCCTCGCGGACCGGCTGACCGCGGCCGACGCCCGTGAGGCCGGGGTGAACGTGCTGTCCGGCGGCACGGACGTGCATCTGATCCTGGTCGACCTGCGGGACTCCGAGCTGGACGGGCAGCAGGCCGAGGACCGCCTCCACGAGGTCGGGATCACGGTCAACCGCAACGCGGTCCCGAACGACCCGCGGCCGCCGATGGTGACCTCCGGGCTGCGCATCGGCACCCCGGCGCTGGCCACCCGCGGTTTCACCGCGGAGGACTTCACCGAGGTCGCCGACGTGATCGCCGAGACGCTGAAGCCGTCGTACGACGCCGCGGCGCTCAAGGCCCGGGTGAAGGCGCTCGCCGACAAGCACCCGCTCTACGCCGGTCTGAACAAGTAG
- the gcvH gene encoding glycine cleavage system protein GcvH: MSNPQQLRYSKEHEWLATAEDGVATVGITEFAANALGDVVYAQLPEVGSTVTAGDTCGELESTKSVSDLYSPVTGEVTEINEDVVNDPALVNSAPFEGGWLFKVRVTEEPADLLSADEYDAHTAG, encoded by the coding sequence ATGAGCAACCCCCAGCAGCTGCGTTACAGCAAGGAGCACGAGTGGCTCGCGACCGCCGAGGACGGCGTCGCCACGGTCGGCATCACCGAGTTCGCGGCGAACGCGCTCGGCGACGTCGTCTACGCCCAGCTCCCCGAGGTCGGCTCGACCGTGACCGCCGGTGACACCTGCGGCGAACTGGAGTCGACGAAGTCCGTCTCCGACCTGTACTCCCCGGTCACCGGCGAGGTCACCGAGATCAACGAGGACGTGGTGAACGACCCGGCCCTGGTGAACTCGGCCCCCTTCGAGGGCGGCTGGCTGTTCAAGGTGCGCGTCACGGAGGAGCCGGCCGACCTGCTCTCCGCCGACGAGTACGACGCCCACACCGCCGGCTGA
- the gcvT gene encoding glycine cleavage system aminomethyltransferase GcvT yields the protein MSSTAASAPRRTALDALHRSLGATMTDFAGWDMPLRYGSERDEHNAVRTRAGLFDLSHMGEITVTGAQAAAFLNHALVGNIASVGVGRARYTMICQADGGILDDLIVYRLAETEYMVVANASNAQVVLDALTERVAGFDAEVRDDRDAYALIAVQGPESPGILKSLTDADLDGLKYYAGLPGTVAGVPALIARTGYTGEDGFELFVKPEHAVALWQALTEAGEGVGLVPCGLSCRDTLRLEAGMPLYGNELSTSLTPFDAGLGRVVKFEKEGDFVGREALRKAAERAETDPPRVLVGLVAEGRRVPRAGYPVVAGGEVVGEVTSGAPSPTLGKPIAMAYVDAAHAAPGTPGVGVDIRGSHEPYEVVALPFYKRQK from the coding sequence ATGAGCAGTACCGCAGCCTCCGCACCGCGCCGTACCGCGCTCGATGCCCTGCATCGCTCGCTCGGCGCCACCATGACCGACTTCGCCGGCTGGGACATGCCCCTGCGCTACGGCTCCGAGCGCGACGAGCACAACGCGGTGCGCACCCGGGCCGGCCTGTTCGACCTGTCCCACATGGGTGAGATCACGGTCACCGGCGCCCAGGCGGCCGCCTTCCTGAACCACGCCCTGGTCGGCAACATCGCCTCCGTCGGCGTCGGCCGGGCCCGCTACACCATGATCTGCCAGGCCGACGGCGGCATCCTCGACGACCTGATCGTGTACCGGCTCGCCGAGACGGAGTACATGGTCGTCGCGAACGCCTCCAACGCCCAGGTCGTCCTCGACGCCCTGACCGAGCGGGTGGCCGGCTTCGACGCCGAGGTCCGCGACGACCGGGACGCGTACGCGCTGATCGCCGTCCAGGGCCCCGAGTCCCCCGGCATCCTGAAGTCCCTCACCGACGCCGACCTCGACGGCCTGAAGTACTACGCCGGCCTGCCCGGCACCGTCGCCGGCGTGCCCGCCCTGATCGCCCGCACGGGCTACACCGGCGAAGACGGCTTCGAGCTGTTCGTGAAGCCGGAGCACGCCGTGGCGCTGTGGCAGGCGCTGACCGAGGCCGGCGAGGGCGTCGGCCTGGTCCCCTGCGGCCTGTCCTGCCGGGACACGCTCCGCCTGGAGGCGGGCATGCCGCTGTACGGCAACGAGCTGTCGACCTCGCTCACCCCCTTCGACGCCGGGCTCGGCCGGGTGGTGAAGTTCGAGAAGGAGGGCGACTTCGTCGGGCGCGAGGCGCTGCGGAAGGCCGCCGAGCGCGCCGAGACGGACCCGCCGCGCGTCCTGGTCGGCCTGGTCGCCGAGGGCCGCCGGGTCCCGCGCGCCGGGTACCCGGTCGTCGCGGGCGGCGAGGTCGTCGGCGAGGTGACCTCGGGCGCCCCCTCCCCCACCCTGGGCAAGCCGATCGCCATGGCGTACGTCGACGCCGCGCACGCGGCGCCGGGCACCCCCGGTGTCGGCGTGGACATCCGCGGCAGCCACGAACCGTACGAGGTCGTGGCGCTGCCGTTCTACAAGCGCCAGAAGTAG
- a CDS encoding AAA family ATPase: MPVKRTSAYATTSGVALPGQPAAPAAETVAPAPVVRDLRERSGRGPHALLFGPRDLVVITGLPGSGKSTLMRRTVPGARVDSQDTRDRWDARMPRLLPYALYRPLVRLSHYAGLRRAVRGGGGLVVHDCGTQAWVRGWLARAARRRGGVLHLLVLDVDPDTALAGQRERGRGVSRYAFLRHRRAAARLMRAVTAGDLPRGCGSAVLLDRDAAAALRRIGFTG; the protein is encoded by the coding sequence ATGCCGGTGAAGCGCACCTCGGCGTACGCCACGACCTCGGGCGTCGCCCTGCCCGGTCAGCCGGCCGCCCCCGCCGCCGAGACCGTCGCGCCCGCACCTGTCGTCCGCGATCTGCGCGAGCGCTCCGGCCGCGGCCCGCACGCCCTGCTCTTCGGCCCGCGCGACCTCGTCGTGATCACCGGTCTGCCCGGCAGCGGCAAGTCCACCCTGATGCGGCGGACCGTGCCCGGCGCGCGCGTCGACTCCCAGGACACCCGGGACCGCTGGGACGCCCGGATGCCCCGCCTCCTGCCCTACGCGCTCTACCGCCCCCTGGTCCGCCTCTCCCACTACGCCGGGCTGCGCCGCGCCGTCCGTGGCGGGGGCGGGCTCGTCGTGCACGACTGCGGCACCCAGGCGTGGGTGCGCGGCTGGCTGGCCCGGGCGGCCCGGCGCCGCGGCGGCGTCCTGCACCTGTTGGTGCTCGACGTCGACCCGGACACCGCGCTGGCGGGACAGCGCGAGCGCGGCCGGGGCGTCTCCCGGTACGCCTTCCTGCGCCACCGGCGTGCCGCCGCCCGGCTGATGCGCGCGGTCACCGCCGGCGACCTGCCCCGGGGCTGCGGCTCGGCGGTGCTGCTCGACCGGGACGCGGCCGCCGCGCTGCGCCGGATCGGCTTCACCGGCTGA
- a CDS encoding enhanced serine sensitivity protein SseB — protein sequence MDFAADLPADFPAGSPLHPHGGWPGNELEEVLSASLGQPSAGARIVEVLGRSFVWVPLPNGGGPHSGPLDLPGMEIDGQGYVPVFSSEEQFRQVVGSHMAYTVAPAVEFARGLPPHVGIAVNPGGVVGVPLPPAAVAEVCRAGRSPLDGPASGGRVKLYEPDWQDDPVDFLSAASAEFAAIGVVATARRCLAAIETGPPVMFVGVELTHWEGDLRAAPTDALGRALGRVPVPWPVNLVLLDVAQDPVIEWMRAKVRPFYTREP from the coding sequence ATGGACTTCGCAGCGGATCTCCCCGCGGACTTCCCGGCAGGCTCACCTCTCCACCCGCACGGCGGCTGGCCCGGCAACGAACTGGAGGAGGTGCTCTCCGCCTCCCTCGGGCAGCCCTCGGCAGGCGCCCGGATCGTGGAGGTGCTCGGCCGCAGCTTCGTCTGGGTCCCGCTGCCCAACGGCGGTGGCCCGCACAGCGGTCCGCTCGACCTGCCCGGCATGGAGATCGACGGCCAGGGCTATGTCCCGGTGTTCTCCTCCGAGGAGCAGTTCCGGCAGGTCGTCGGCTCCCACATGGCGTACACCGTCGCCCCCGCCGTGGAGTTCGCCCGAGGGCTGCCCCCGCACGTGGGCATCGCCGTCAACCCGGGCGGTGTGGTGGGCGTTCCGCTGCCCCCGGCGGCGGTGGCCGAGGTGTGCCGGGCGGGCCGTTCCCCGCTGGACGGGCCCGCCTCCGGCGGCCGCGTCAAGCTCTACGAGCCCGACTGGCAGGACGACCCGGTCGACTTCCTGTCCGCCGCCTCCGCCGAGTTCGCCGCGATCGGCGTCGTCGCCACCGCCCGCCGCTGCCTCGCCGCGATCGAGACGGGCCCGCCGGTCATGTTCGTCGGCGTCGAACTCACCCACTGGGAGGGCGATCTGAGGGCGGCCCCCACGGACGCCCTGGGCCGCGCCCTCGGCCGGGTCCCCGTGCCCTGGCCGGTCAACCTGGTCCTCCTCGACGTGGCCCAGGACCCGGTCATCGAGTGGATGCGGGCGAAGGTCCGCCCCTTCTACACCCGCGAGCCCTGA
- a CDS encoding enhanced serine sensitivity protein SseB C-terminal domain-containing protein, with protein sequence MSASGTTSTGQVEHMLRQVTPGRYDAYEALLRALATPATGQVWMLLWHGQAGSPDAQYGNMEVDGHGYAPCVTSAQELSASGWNRSYEVVDGLDVARTLYPDHYGLWLNPHAPGGGVGIPWLDLRRIATGLDRQPAGPLRLSEPAIEIPQFYALLAQNAHRTPAVRTLRRAWVQPALGAPYLAIGLDVYDTSPPAVDAVRSMMLQSVTAVPDGLPVSTVALADEDDPVALWMRAAARPFYDREAHAPAPAGGYGYPPAQGRY encoded by the coding sequence GTGAGCGCGAGCGGCACAACCTCGACCGGGCAGGTCGAGCACATGCTGCGCCAGGTGACCCCCGGGCGCTACGACGCCTACGAGGCCCTCCTGCGCGCGCTCGCCACCCCGGCCACCGGCCAGGTCTGGATGCTGTTGTGGCACGGTCAGGCGGGCTCCCCGGACGCCCAGTACGGGAACATGGAGGTCGACGGGCACGGCTACGCCCCGTGCGTCACCTCCGCCCAGGAGCTGTCCGCCAGTGGCTGGAACCGCAGTTACGAGGTCGTCGACGGGCTCGACGTGGCCCGCACCCTCTACCCCGACCACTACGGCCTCTGGCTGAACCCGCACGCCCCCGGCGGCGGCGTCGGCATCCCCTGGCTCGACCTGCGCCGGATCGCCACCGGCCTGGACCGCCAGCCCGCGGGCCCGCTGCGGCTGTCGGAGCCCGCCATCGAGATCCCGCAGTTCTACGCCCTCCTCGCGCAGAACGCCCACCGCACCCCGGCCGTGCGCACCCTGCGCCGCGCCTGGGTGCAGCCCGCGCTCGGGGCGCCGTATCTGGCGATCGGCCTGGACGTGTACGACACCAGCCCGCCCGCGGTCGACGCGGTGCGCTCGATGATGCTCCAGTCGGTCACCGCGGTTCCGGACGGACTGCCGGTCTCGACCGTCGCCCTGGCCGACGAGGACGACCCGGTGGCGCTGTGGATGCGGGCGGCCGCGCGGCCGTTCTACGACCGCGAGGCGCACGCCCCCGCCCCCGCCGGAGGCTATGGCTACCCTCCGGCACAGGGCCGTTACTGA